The genome window GGGCGGCCGCTCCTAGGGAGCATGGGGATCTACCTGTTCAGGCCCGATGTGCTGATGGAGGCCCTCGGGAACGAATCCATGACCGACTTCGGCAAGGAGGTCATCCCCTGGGCCATAGGCCGCATGAAGGTGCAGTCGTACCTGTTCGACGGATACTGGTCCGACATCGGGACCATAGGAAGCTTCTTCGAGGCGAACCTCGACCTCGCGTCGGAGAACCCGCAGCTCGACCTGTTCAAGAACGGCGTGCCCATCTTCTCGAGGGCGAGGGCGCTGCCGGGCGCCCGCGTCAGGAACTGCACGCTCGACAGTGCGGTGATCTGCGAGGCGAGCGAGCTCTCCGGCGCGACGATCCGGAGGAGCATCATCGGCCTGAGGAGCAGGGTGAGGGACGGTTCGGTGCTCGAGGACTGCGTCTTCATGGGTTCGGACTACTGGGAGGGGAGCTTCCGTGACTCCCGGAGTCCCGGCGTTGCCGGGCGGCCCGCTGTCGGAATAGGCGAGAACTGCCTGATCCGCAGGGCGATCATCGACAAGAACGCCCGGGTCGGCGACGGCAGCAGGCTGGTGAACGAGAAGGCCCTGGACTTCTTCGACGGCGACGGCTACTTCATCAGGGACGGGATAACCGTCATCCCCAAGAACGGCGTGATCCAGCCCGGAACCGTCGTATGAGAGATCGTTGACTTCCGGCGGGAAACCGCGATATACGGCCAGCATCGGGACCGCTCCGCGGGGGTGGTCCGGCTTCCCCAAATCGAGCCCGGGAGGGTATCTATGAAGCTGGCACTGACAACCGTCCTGGTCCTTGCGATGGCCGCCTCAGCGAGCTATCCGCGCCTGGCGACCCTCGGCGGCGACCCCAGGCTGATGCTCGAGGACTACGTCGAGATGTGGGCCTATCCCGGCACGATCTCCGACTACGAGTTCGCGACGGGCCAGTCCGACGGGACCGGGGATGCGGACGGCTGGTTCGGCCTCGTGAAGAACTTC of Candidatus Fermentibacter sp. contains these proteins:
- a CDS encoding glucose-1-phosphate adenylyltransferase, producing MSRILAVILGGGSGTRLFPLTLHRSKPAVPVGGKYRLIDIPVSNCINDEIRRILVLTQYNSESLNRHVSQTYRFDRFTDGFVSILAAEQTASNKSWFQGTADAVRKSLVHIMDSRPELVLILSGDQLYRMNFRDFERSHLDSGADISIATKPVSKADAPGLGIMKIASGGRIIEFREKPAADSLDGLVSEGPGLTPGRPLLGSMGIYLFRPDVLMEALGNESMTDFGKEVIPWAIGRMKVQSYLFDGYWSDIGTIGSFFEANLDLASENPQLDLFKNGVPIFSRARALPGARVRNCTLDSAVICEASELSGATIRRSIIGLRSRVRDGSVLEDCVFMGSDYWEGSFRDSRSPGVAGRPAVGIGENCLIRRAIIDKNARVGDGSRLVNEKALDFFDGDGYFIRDGITVIPKNGVIQPGTVV